Proteins found in one Chloroflexota bacterium genomic segment:
- a CDS encoding PD40 domain-containing protein: MARGLNATVVRATPLLAGLAILLSASLTSAANPPQVRIEAGIIAVSTRDGLAQIWSFHIDGSGGRALTKGPAAHYSPKVSPDGTRIAYTGEDGGGYSIYAMNIDGSGVVRLTRPPMSAGTPGWSPEGSLIAFSGSTSVVSGYQIWTMKPDGSGQKQLTHLSGSNGSPAFAPDGTRIAFANSRLGANGQSGSRIWTMNVDGSNAAAVTAGPDDGYVSWIDATWFLFARSSPDGTKSQVFLKTLGGGETPESPASGFYTEPQAGADGTKYITTGTGPGGGLALFWRPLNGDTTQAASIPIPITVGGDTYTPALIFEAAPSAPTPSGGGVAPSVPASPVAAAPSGVVSIASPPSSNGGLSLNGWEILIGVGIVAVAAGGVTYYVKPRPRKKRLNKACIEDCAWCRLAR, encoded by the coding sequence ATGGCTCGGGGTCTCAACGCCACGGTGGTCCGGGCGACGCCGCTGCTGGCCGGACTCGCGATCCTCCTGAGCGCGAGCCTCACCTCCGCAGCGAACCCGCCGCAGGTCCGCATCGAGGCTGGGATCATCGCCGTGTCGACGCGCGACGGACTCGCCCAGATCTGGAGCTTCCACATCGATGGCTCGGGTGGCCGTGCGCTCACCAAGGGCCCGGCCGCCCACTACTCGCCCAAGGTCTCGCCCGATGGGACCCGCATCGCCTACACCGGTGAGGACGGCGGTGGCTACTCCATCTACGCCATGAACATCGATGGCAGCGGGGTCGTTCGGCTGACCCGTCCACCCATGTCGGCGGGGACTCCGGGCTGGTCTCCGGAAGGGAGCCTGATCGCCTTCTCGGGCTCGACTTCGGTGGTTTCGGGCTACCAGATCTGGACGATGAAGCCTGACGGATCGGGCCAGAAACAGCTGACCCACCTGTCCGGCTCGAACGGCTCGCCCGCCTTCGCTCCGGACGGGACCAGGATCGCCTTCGCCAACAGCCGGCTCGGCGCGAACGGTCAGTCCGGGTCGCGGATCTGGACGATGAACGTTGACGGTTCCAACGCCGCGGCCGTCACGGCCGGACCGGACGATGGCTACGTGTCGTGGATCGACGCGACGTGGTTCCTCTTTGCGCGGTCCTCTCCGGATGGCACGAAGTCGCAGGTCTTTCTCAAGACGCTCGGTGGGGGAGAGACGCCCGAGTCGCCGGCGAGCGGTTTTTACACCGAGCCCCAGGCAGGCGCCGATGGCACGAAGTACATCACGACCGGGACAGGCCCCGGAGGAGGGCTCGCGCTGTTCTGGCGCCCGCTCAACGGCGACACCACGCAAGCCGCCTCGATCCCGATCCCGATCACGGTGGGCGGGGACACGTACACCCCCGCGTTGATCTTCGAGGCCGCACCGTCGGCTCCAACTCCATCCGGCGGCGGAGTCGCGCCGTCCGTCCCGGCGAGCCCTGTTGCCGCTGCGCCGAGCGGCGTCGTGTCGATCGCATCGCCGCCGAGTTCCAATGGTGGCCTCTCGCTCAACGGCTGGGAGATCCTCATCGGGGTCGGCATCGTCGCGGTCGCGGCCGGGGGCGTCACCTACTACGTTAAGCCCCGGCCGAGGAAGAAGCGGCTCAACAAGGCCTGTATCGAGGATTGCGCGTGGTGCCGACTGGCGCG
- a CDS encoding GNAT family N-acetyltransferase yields MTIVPLTPQRLDDLATLFDQGGDPKWCWCAYFRARGRSFSNSTAVENRSLLGELADRGPAPGLIAYRDGRAVGWVSLGPREDYERLAYSTTLAPLDERPVWSIVCFVVGRRERGQGLAGALLDAAIDHARAHGATTIEAYPADTGGDRIPSATAYKGTLSMFERAGFTVVARRQLSRTTPVRPIVRMEL; encoded by the coding sequence CTGACGATCGTGCCGCTCACGCCGCAGCGGCTCGACGATCTCGCCACCCTCTTCGACCAGGGCGGCGACCCCAAGTGGTGCTGGTGCGCCTATTTCCGCGCCCGCGGCCGGAGCTTCTCGAACTCCACGGCCGTCGAGAATCGGTCCCTTCTCGGCGAGCTCGCAGATCGCGGTCCAGCGCCGGGTTTGATCGCCTACCGGGACGGCCGGGCCGTCGGCTGGGTCAGTCTGGGACCACGCGAGGACTATGAGCGGCTCGCGTACTCGACGACTCTCGCGCCGCTTGACGAACGTCCGGTCTGGTCGATCGTGTGCTTCGTGGTCGGTCGGCGGGAGCGCGGACAGGGCCTCGCCGGCGCGCTCCTCGATGCCGCCATCGACCACGCCCGTGCCCACGGCGCGACGACCATCGAGGCCTACCCGGCCGACACCGGCGGTGATCGGATCCCGTCCGCGACGGCCTACAAGGGGACGCTCTCGATGTTCGAGCGAGCCGGCTTCACCGTCGTCGCGCGCCGACAGCTCAGCCGGACGACGCCGGTCCGCCCGATCGTCCGTATGGAGCTCTGA
- a CDS encoding MFS transporter, with protein sequence MTPSLWRHADFMKLWAGQTVSELGSVVTRTAVPLVALLVLGAGPLEMALLVVSASLAVLLVGFLAGAWVDRLRRRPLLIWADAIRAVLLFSIPGVYLAGVLRIEQLYVVVFLEGCLGALFDAAYPAYVPSLVGIDRVVDGNSKLATSSSLAEIGGPGLGGGLVQVIGAPFAILIDAISFVVSVISLVLIRTPEPPRPPRTLRTPIRHEILEGFQLVRRHPVLVPLTLRSIIAHVAGSFYGVLYTIYLIEDLHLSPVLLGVVISAGGVGSLVGSFFASRVIGRLGFGPALIWTATGASIVGVLTPLAGGPLPLAALMVFLPQLIGDGLQTIEGVAELSLIQGVIPDRILGRVNATLEVFSHGIAYPLGALLAATLAGWIGVRGGIAIGWAGMAVSILLLVRSPLPRVRQPSDVLVVEG encoded by the coding sequence ATGACCCCATCGCTGTGGCGACACGCGGACTTCATGAAGCTCTGGGCTGGGCAAACAGTGTCAGAGCTCGGCTCGGTGGTGACCCGAACGGCGGTACCACTCGTCGCCCTGCTGGTCCTCGGAGCGGGCCCGCTCGAGATGGCGCTCCTGGTCGTCTCGGCGAGCCTCGCGGTGCTTCTCGTCGGCTTCCTTGCCGGCGCCTGGGTCGACCGACTCCGTCGTCGGCCGCTGCTCATCTGGGCCGACGCGATCCGAGCCGTGCTGCTGTTCTCGATCCCCGGGGTGTACCTCGCCGGCGTGCTCCGGATCGAGCAGCTGTACGTCGTCGTCTTCCTCGAGGGCTGCCTCGGGGCGCTCTTCGATGCCGCCTACCCGGCCTACGTGCCGTCGCTCGTGGGGATCGATCGGGTCGTTGATGGCAACAGCAAGCTGGCGACGAGTTCCTCCCTCGCCGAGATCGGTGGCCCCGGCCTGGGGGGCGGGCTCGTGCAGGTGATCGGCGCGCCGTTCGCGATCCTCATCGACGCCATCTCCTTTGTCGTCTCGGTGATCTCGCTGGTCCTGATCCGTACCCCCGAGCCGCCGCGCCCACCTCGAACCTTGCGCACACCCATCCGACACGAGATCCTCGAGGGCTTCCAACTCGTCCGCCGGCACCCGGTGCTTGTCCCACTGACGCTCCGGTCGATCATCGCCCACGTCGCCGGTTCGTTCTACGGCGTCCTCTACACGATCTATCTCATCGAGGACCTGCACCTCAGCCCGGTCCTGCTCGGTGTCGTCATTTCAGCCGGCGGCGTCGGCTCGCTCGTCGGCTCGTTCTTCGCCTCACGGGTGATCGGCCGCCTCGGCTTCGGGCCAGCCCTCATCTGGACGGCCACCGGCGCGTCGATCGTGGGCGTATTGACGCCGCTCGCAGGCGGGCCCCTGCCGCTCGCGGCGCTGATGGTCTTCCTCCCTCAGCTGATCGGCGACGGCCTCCAGACGATCGAGGGCGTGGCCGAGTTGTCGCTCATCCAGGGGGTCATTCCCGACCGGATCCTCGGGCGTGTCAACGCGACCCTCGAGGTCTTCTCGCACGGGATCGCCTACCCGCTCGGAGCGCTCCTTGCCGCCACGCTCGCGGGCTGGATCGGCGTGCGCGGCGGGATCGCCATCGGCTGGGCCGGGATGGCGGTCTCGATCCTGCTGCTCGTGCGATCACCGCTACCCCGCGTCCGGCAGCCCTCGGACGTGCTCGTTGTGGAGGGCTGA
- a CDS encoding uracil-DNA glycosylase, with product MDALDRLLDDLARAQIGTTFNPYRDADPALDRPGAPAIRLANLAGHLRARPHPALLLVGEAAGYAGCRFSGVAFTSERSLPQERWSSLDRRGHVEHSASIVHRILAELGLEDDTILWNVCPTHPAGSTPLSNRTPTRDELAAGRPFLVRLMSILQPALVVAVGLHAGHALPRLAAIRHPANGGATAFRAGLVAVAATSNKPDRR from the coding sequence ATGGACGCTCTCGATCGCTTGCTCGACGATCTGGCCCGAGCTCAGATCGGAACGACGTTCAATCCGTATCGCGACGCCGACCCAGCCCTCGACCGACCAGGTGCGCCAGCGATCCGGCTCGCGAATCTGGCAGGTCACCTTCGAGCTCGCCCGCACCCGGCGCTCCTGCTGGTCGGGGAGGCAGCCGGATACGCGGGCTGTCGCTTCTCTGGGGTGGCCTTCACGTCCGAACGATCGCTCCCGCAGGAGCGCTGGTCGAGCCTTGATCGACGTGGCCACGTCGAGCACTCGGCGTCGATCGTCCATCGCATCCTCGCCGAGCTCGGGCTCGAGGACGACACCATTCTGTGGAACGTATGCCCGACCCATCCCGCCGGATCGACTCCCTTGTCGAACCGGACCCCGACGAGGGATGAACTCGCGGCCGGCCGACCCTTCCTTGTCCGCCTCATGTCGATCCTGCAGCCGGCTCTGGTGGTCGCCGTCGGTCTTCATGCTGGCCACGCCCTGCCGCGCCTAGCGGCCATCCGCCACCCTGCGAACGGCGGTGCGACGGCCTTTCGTGCCGGGCTCGTCGCCGTCGCAGCAACCTCGAACAAACCTGACCGTCGATGA